One Gossypium hirsutum isolate 1008001.06 chromosome A11, Gossypium_hirsutum_v2.1, whole genome shotgun sequence genomic window carries:
- the LOC107922892 gene encoding pentatricopeptide repeat-containing protein At5g48910: protein MNPTTIAATAGSSTHPSSLFPQITRCKTMRELHQVHALFLKTGQIHDPLAAAEILKFCSLSAHRDIDYACKVFRQMSEPNCFSWNTVIRALTESAENDETNEPLEALLLFTEMLTDGTVLPNRFTFPSVFKACARTGKLLEGEQVHGLAVKFGFEKDEFVASNLVRMYVMCGAMEKAQFLLNKMMVEFENDGKLVNDKRRIEGNIVLWNVMIDGYIRIGDLTAARELFDKMSQRSVISWNVMISGYAQNGYFMEAIETFRLMQMGKVRPNYVTLVSVLPAISRIGALELGKWVHLYAERNDIVIDDVLGSALIDMYAKCGSIEKAVQVFNRISKPNTITWSAIIGGLAIHGRAKDALDYFSRMEREGVTPSGVVYIGILTACSHAGLVEEGRLCFNHIVNEVDFEPRLEHYGCMVDLLGRAGLLKEAEEFILNMPIKPDDVTWKALLGACKMHGNIEMGDRVAQILMNMAPRDSGAYVALSNIYAASRDWESVARVRLKMNEMNVRKDPGCSWIELDGIVHQFLVEDDSHPRAKEIHSMLLEIAEQMRLVGYKPDTSQVLLNIDDEEEKESTLYYHSERIAIAFGLISTNPGTPLRIVKNLRVCEDCHFWIKLISKIYKREIIVRDRRRFHHFENGLCSCKDYW, encoded by the coding sequence ATGAACCCAACAACAATCGCCGCCACCGCCGGATCATCTACCCACCCTTCATCGCTCTTCCCACAAATCACAAGATGCAAAACCATGAGAGAACTTCACCAAGTCCACGCCCTCTTCCTCAAAACAGGCCAAATCCACGACCCTTTAGCCGCAGCCGAAATTCTCAAATTCTGCTCCCTTTCCGCTCACCGTGACATCGACTACGCCTGCAAGGTTTTCCGCCAAATGAGCGAACCTAACTGTTTTTCTTGGAACACAGTCATCCGAGCTCTAACGGAATCTGCTGAAAACGATGAAACGAATGAACCGCTAGAAGCATTGCTTTTATTCACTGAAATGCTCACCGACGGGACCGTTTTGCCTAATAGATTTACTTTTCCTTCGGTTTTTAAGGCCTGTGCTAGAACTGGGAAGCTTCTAGAAGGGGAACAGGTTCATGGTTTAGCTGTGAaatttgggtttgaaaaagatgAGTTTGTTGCGAGCAATCTTGTAAGAATGTATGTTATGTGTGGAGCCATGGAGAAAGCTCAGTTTCTGCTTAACAAAATGATGGTTGAATTTGAAAATGATGGCAAATTAGTAAATGATAAGAGGAGAATAGAGGGTAATATTGTTTTATGGAATGTGATGATCGATGGGTATATCAGAATTGGGGATTTAACGGCTGCTAGGGAATTGTTTGATAAAATGTCTCAAAGAAGTGTAATTTCATGGAATGTGATGATTTCCGGATACGCCCAAAATGGATACTTTATGGAAGCAATTGAGACGTTTCGTTTGATGCAAATGGGGAAAGTGAGGCCTAATTACGTGACTTTGGTGAGCGTTCTTCCTGCAATTTCAAGAATTGGGGCACTTGAGTTGGGGAAATGGGTGCATTTGTATGCTGAGAGGAATGACATTGTGATCGATGATGTGCTTGGCTCTGCATTGATTGATATGTATGCCAAGTGCGGGAGCATTGAGAAAGCAGTTCAGGTCTTTAACAGGATAAGTAAACCGAATACAATTACGTGGAGTGCGATAATCGGGGGTCTGGCAATCCATGGTAGAGCGAAGGATGCTCTTGATTATTTTTCAAGGATGGAACGTGAGGGGGTAACTCCTAGTGGTGTTGTCTACATAGGTATCTTGACTGCTTGTAGCCATGCAGGGTTAGTAGAAGAGGGGCGTTTATGTTTCAATCATATTGTCAATGAGGTTGACTTTGAACCTAGGCTTGAACATTATGGATGTATGGTCGATCTATTAGGCCGTGCTGGGCTACTTAAAGAAGCTGAAGAGTTTATATTGAACATGCCAATAAAACCCGATGATGTGACATGGAAGGCCCTGTTAGGTGCCTGTAAGATGCATGGGAATATAGAGATGGGAGACCGTGTTGCTCAGATTTTGATGAATATGGCTCCTCGTGATAGCGGAGCTTACGTGGCATTGTCAAATATATATGCTGCTTCTAGAGATTGGGAATCAGTTGCAAGGGTGAGGTTAAAAATGAATGAGATGAATGTAAGGAAAGACCCTGGATGCAGTTGGATTGAGCTAGATGGAATTGTTCATCAGTTTCTTGTGGAAGATGATTCCCACCCCAGAGCTAAAGAGATTCATTCAATGCTACTCGAAATTGCCGAGCAAATGAGGTTGGTAGGATATAAGCCTGATACCTCGCAAGTTTTGCTCAACATCGACgatgaggaagaaaaagaaagcacACTATACTATCACAGTGAAAGGATTGCCATTGCATTTGGCTTAATCAGCACAAACCCTGGAACACCGCTTCGGATAGTGAAGAACCTCCGTGTATGCGAGGATTGTCACTTTTGGATAAAACTAATCTCGAAGATTTACAAACGCGAAATAATTGTTAGGGATCGGAGGCGTTTTCACCATTTTGAGAATGGTTTATGTTCTTGCAAGGACTACTGGTGA
- the LOC107924355 gene encoding putative kinase-like protein TMKL1: MEVFKLYCVCISFFFVLAKGLSSSSSSPDIELLLGKIKASLQGNTENLLLSSWNSSVPLCQWRGLKWVFSNGTPLSCTDLSSPQWTNVSLSKEPSLHLVSLQLPSANLTGSLPRELGEFSMLQSLYLNINSLSGTIPLEIGYSSSLSDIDLSDNLLTGVLAPSIWNLCERLVSLKLHGNSLSGSLPEPALPNSTCKNLQSLDLGNNKFLGDFPEFVTRFQALRELDLSSNMLSGQIPQSLATLNVEKLNLSHNNFTGMLPVFGERKFGPEAFEGNNPGLCGLPLNSCSGRSQLSPGAIAGIVIGLMTGVVVLASLFVGYMQNRKRSSNGDSEEELEEGEGDENGVGGVVSESKLILFQGGEHLTLEDVLNATGQVMEKTNYGTVYKAKLADGGNIALRLLREGSCKDGSSCLPVIKQLGKVRHENLVPLRAFYQGKRGEKLLIYDYLPNRSLHDFLHESRAGKPVLNWARRHKIALGIAKGLAHLHTGLEMPITHGNVRSKNVLVDDFFVARLTEYGLDKLMIPAVADEMVALAKTEGYKAPELQSMKKCNTRTDVYAFGILLLEILIGKKPGKNARSNDVGDLPSIVKAAVLEETTMEVFDVEVLKGIRSPMEDGLVQALKLAMGCCAPVASVRPTMDEVVKQLEDNRPRNRSALYSPSETRSEVGTPF, translated from the exons ATGGAGGTGTTCAAACTCTACTGTGTTTGCATTTCCTTCTTCTTTGTGTTGGCCAAAGGCctatcttcatcttcttcttcaccaGATATTGAGCTTCTGTTGGGAAAGATTAAAGCTTCATTGCAAGGTAACACTGAGAACTTGCTTTTATCTTCATGGAACTCTTCGGTTCCTCTTTGCCAGTGGAGAGGACTTAAATGGGTCTTCTCCAATGGGACTCCTCTTTCTTGCACTGACCTTTCTTCACCACAATGGACTAACGTCTCTCTTTCCAAGGAGCCATCTTTACACCTTGTTTCACTTCAGCTCCCCTCTGCTAACCTTACTGGTTCTTTACCTAGAGAGCTTGGGGAGTTCTCTATGCTTCAAAGTCTTTACCTTAACATTAACTCACTGAGTGGGACTATTCCTCTTGAAATTGGTTACAGCTCTTCACTATCCGATATTGACTTGAGTGACAACTTGCTCACTGGGGTTTTAGCTCCTTCCATCTGGAACTTGTGTGAGAGACTTGTATCTCTTAAGCTTCATGGTAATTCACTATCTGGGTCTCTCCCTGAACCTGCATTACCAAACTCCACTTGTAAGAATTTGCAGTCCCTTGATTTAGGTAACAACAAGTTTTTAGGGGATTTCCCAGAGTTTGTAACTAGGTTTCAAGCTCTTAGAGAGCTTGATCTTTCGAGTAACATGCTTTCAGGTCAAATTCCACAGAGTTTGGCCACTTTAAACGTGGAAAAATTAAACCTTTCCCACAATAACTTCACTGGAATGTTGCCTGTTTTTGGTGAAAGAAAGTTTGGCCCGGAGGCTTTCGAAGGGAACAATCCAGGGCTATGTGGGTTGCCTTTGAATAGTTGTAGTGGCAGGTCACAGCTGAGTCCAGGTGCAATTGCTGGCATTGTGATTGGTCTAATGACTGGAGTGGTAGTTTTGGCATCATTGTTCGTTGGCTATATGCAAAACAGGAAGAGGAGCAGCAATGGAGATAGTGAGGAGGAACTGGAAGAAGGAGAGggggatgaaaacggggtcgggGGAGTTGTCAGCGAGAGCAAGCTTATTTTGTTTCAAGGCGGGGAGCATTTGACATTAGAGGATGTACTGAATGCAACTGGTCAAGTCATGGAGAAGACAAATTATGGGACTGTTTATAAGGCAAAGCTTGCTGATGGTGGAAATATAGCATTGAGGTTGTTGAGGGAAGGCAGTTGTAAGGACGGGAGTTCATGTCTGCCTGTCATAAAGCAGCTGGGGAAGGTTAGACATGAGAATTTGGTTCCACTGAGAGCATTCTATCAGGGGAAAAGAGGGGAAAAGCTTCTAATTTATGACTATCTTCCAAATAGAAGCCTACATGACTTTTTACATG AATCAAGAGCAGGAAAGCCAGTTCTAAATTGGGCTCGACGGCACAAAATCGCATTGGGGATAGCCAAAGGATTAGCACATCTTCATACAGGTCTCGAGATGCCGATCACCCATGGGAATGTTAGGTCCAAAAATGTGCTTGTAGATGACTTCTTTGTAGCCAGGCTCACCGAATATGGACTCGACAAGCTAATGATCCCGGCTGTGGCTGATGAAATGGTTGCCCTCGCAAAGACCGAAGGTTACAAGGCACCGGAACTTCAAAGCATGAAGAAATGCAACACCAGAACTGACGTTTATGCATTTGGGATATTGTTATTAGAGATTTTGATAGGCAAGAAGCCTGGGAAAAATGCAAGAAGCAACGATGTTGGGGATTTGCCTTCGATTGTGAAAGCAGCAGTTTTGGAAGAGACAACAATGGAGGTTTTCGACGTAGAAGTGTTGAAAGGTATTCGAAGTCCGATGGAAGACGGGTTAGTTCAAGCACTAAAGCTTGCAATGGGATGCTGTGCTCCAGTAGCTTCAGTGAGACCCACCATGGATGAAGTTGTGAAGCAGCTGGAAGACAATAGACCAAGGAACAGATCCGCTTTATATAGCCCTTCAGAAACAAGGAGCGAAGTTGGCACCCCATTTTGA
- the LOC107924356 gene encoding probable pectate lyase 8, which produces MEISRRFFFSSFTLLLVMLYVCVNGSAEKTELNSRLAEGNKLQGLKNSSTADGLDDDKWKNEHAVDNPEEIASMVDMTIKNSTARRNLGYFSCGTGNPIDDCWRCDRRWYRRRRRLASCGIGFGRNAIGGRDGRYYVVTDPGDDNPVNPKPGTLRHAVIQDRPLWIVFKRDMVITLKQELIMNSFKTIDARGVNVHIAYGACITIQYVTNIIIHGLHIHDCKPTGNAMVRSSPSHYGWRTMADGDGISIFGSSYIWIDHNSLSNCADGLIDAVMGSTAITISNNYFTHHNEVMLLGHSDSYVRDKQMQVTIAYNHFGEGLIQRMPRCRHGYFHVVNNDYTHWEMYAIGGSANPTINSQGNRYLAPVNPFAKEVTKRVDTYSDEWKHWNWRSEGDLLLNGAYFTPSGAGRAANYARASSLSAKSSFLVGTLTSNAGALACRPGRMC; this is translated from the exons ATGGAGATTTCTCGGAGATTCTTCTTCTCTTCGTTTACGTTGCTACTTGTTATGTTGTACGTTTGTGTCAATGGCTCAGCAGAGAAAACAGAGCTGAACTCAAG GCTTGCTGAAGGAAACAAATTGCAGGGCTTGAAAAACTCATCAACGGCAGACGG GTTGGATGATGATAAATGGAAAAATGAGCACGCAGTCGACAATCCTGAAGAAATTGCTTCAATGGTTGATAT GACCATAAAAAATAGTACAGCAAGGAGAAACTTGGGATATTTCTCGtgtggaacagggaatccaatcGATGACTGTTGGAGATGTGACCGACGATGGTATCGTAGGAGAAGACGCCTTGCAAGCTGCGGCATTGGGTTTGGACGCAATGCTATTGGTGGTCGTGATGGAAGGTACTATGTTGTGACTGACCCTGGCGATGATAACCCTGTGAACCCCAAACCAGGAACCCTCCGCCATGCTGTTATCCAAGACAGGCCTCTTTGGATCGTGTTCAAGCGTGACATGGTGATCACGTTGAAGCAGGAGCTGATAATGAACAGTTTTAAGACGATTGACGCTCGGGGCGTCAACGTGCATATTGCTTACGGGGCCTGTATCACCATCCAGTATGTCACCAACATTATCATCCATGGACTCCACATTCATGATTGCAAGCCCACAGGCAACGCCATGGTCCGTAGCTCCCCTTCTCATTACGGATGGAGAACCATGGCTGACGGTGATGGCATTTCAATTTTCGGGTCGAGTTACATCTGGATCGACCACAACTCGCTGTCTAATTGTGCCGATGGACTTATCGATGCTGTAATGGGATCCACTGCGATCACAATCTCAAACAACTACTTCACCCATCACAATGAG GTTATGCTGTTGGGACATAGTGACTCTTATGTAAGAGACAAGCAGATGCAAGTCACCATTGCTTATAATCATTTCGGTGAGGGCCTTATCCAGAGAATGCCAAG GTGTAGACACGGATATTTCCATGTCGTAAACAATGACTACACGCACTGGGAAATGTATGCAATTGGTGGAAGTGCAAATCCCACCATTAACAGCCAAGGCAACCGTTACCTTGCCCCTGTTAATCCCTTTGCTAAGGAGGTGACAAAGAGAGTGGACACATATAGTGATGAATGGAAACATTGGAATTGGAGGTCGGAGGGAGACCTGTTGTTGAATGGAGCTTATTTCACTCCATCAGGTGCTGGAAGAGCTGCCAACTATGCCAGGGCCTCGAGCTTGAGCGCCAAATCGTCTTTCTTGGTCGGCACCCTTACTTCGAATGCAGGTGCCCTTGCCTGCCGCCCAGGCCGCATGTGCTAA